ACCGACAACGGAACGGATACCGCTGCGGAGGTTTCCCGAAGCCGAAGAATGAGGCTGAAGGTCAAAATTTAATTTGACGAAGGAAAATTCATTACCAAGCGGTAATAGCAAGTTGTGTTTTGAGGCACCCGAAATGAATTCGGGCACTCAAAACAACTTGCCGCTCGCCTGCCGGCTCAGGGTGGGATTCACTCCAAAGTCGTGAATCCATGACGGAAGATCAGAAACAAAAAACATCAATGCGTATGGAAGAAAACAAGAACAGAAAAACAAGAAAAGGTGTAGGGCGGAAACCGAAAACCGACCCTGCCGTGTACCGTTATGTGGTGCGGCTAAACTCGGAAGAGAACGTAAAGTTCGATATCCAGTTTCAAAAATCGGGACTGAGGGAACGCTCCAAATTCATCAAAGCAATGATTTTCGGAAAGGAAATCAAGGTGGTCAGAATCGACAAGGCGACGATGGACTACTATGTCCGCCTTACCAATTTCTACCACCAGTTCCAGGCCATCGGCAACAACTACAACCAGACGGTCAAGGCAATCAAGAACAATTTCGGGGAGAAACGGGCATACGCCCTGCTCCGCAATCTGGAAAAGACGACCATAGATCTGGTGGTGCTGAGCAAGCGGATCATCATGCTGACCCATGAGTTTGAGGAAACCTACCTTATCAAAAAGCAGAGGGAGGAGGAATGACATGGTGGCGAAAATCAACAGGGGCGCCTCGCTCTATGGGGCTGTCATCTACAACCAGCAGAAAGTGGACGACTCCACGGCACGCATCATTTCGGGCAACCGCATGATTGCCGATGTCACGGGTAATCCGGAGCAGGTCATGAGGAACACGCTTTGGGCATTCGAGAACTACCTGCTCGCCAACAAGAATACGGAAAAGCCCATACTGCATATATCCCTTAATCCTTCTGTGGACGACAAACTGACCGATAGCCAGTTTGCGGATTTGGCAAGGGAGTATATGCAACGCATGGGCTACGGCGACCAGCCTTACATCGTGTATATCCACGAGGACATAGACCGCAGGCATATCCATATCGTTTCCACCTGCGTGAACGAGAAAGGGGAAAAGATAAATGACGCCTACGAGTGGAATCGCTCGATGAAAGCCTGCCGGGAACTGGAACGCAAGTTCGGACTGAAGCAGGTGGAGGACAAACGCAGGGAAATGTTGGAACCATATCTGAAAAAAGCAGACTATCAGAATGGCGATGTAAAGCAACAAGTTTCCAACATCCTCAAGAGCGTATTCTCCACTTACCGCTTTCAGTCATTCGGGGAGTACAGCGCGTTGCTGTCCTGCTTCAACATCGAGGCGAAGCAGGTCAGGGGCGAATTTGAAGGGACGCCTTACAACGGCATTGTCTATACCATGACAGACGATACAGGCAAGCCGGTATGTACGCCCATCAAGTCCTCCCTTATCGGAAAACGCTTCGGCTATGAAGGACTGGAAAAGCGTATCGGATTCAATGCCCGTGAATACAAGGACAAGAAATGGCAGCCCAAGATACGGAACGGTGTCGCACTCGCCATGCACGGCTGCCGGGGCAACCGGGAGGACTTCATCCGCCTGCTCAACAGGCAGGGAATAGACGTGGTATTCCGTGAAAATAATGAAGGCCGCATTTACGGTGCTACTTTCATCGACCACAAGAACAGGGAGGTGTATAACGGCTCGCGGCTCGGAAAGGAGTTCTCGGCAAATGCCTTTGAACGATTGTTCAATGGGCCGAACAATATTCCTGACTTGGATGCTCCCACACCGGAAATCAGCAGGCAAAGCAGTTTCTCTGCCGACATGGAAAACGCCATCGGGCAGGCTTTCGGAATCTTCGATTTTGAAGCCAATGGTCCCGACCCGCAGGAAGAGGCTCTCGCACGCAGGCTGCAACGCAAGAAGAAAAAGAAACGCCGCTCACGGGGTATCTCCTGAAAACAGTATTCATTCACCATTAAAATTATTCAATATGCAACAAGAAGATGATTTGAGAGGATTGGCAAAGGTCATGGAGTTCATGCGTGCCATATCCATCGTGTTTGTCGTCATCCACGTTTATTGGTTCTGTTACCGGGCATTCGTGGATGCGGGTATCAACATCGGAGTGGTCGATAAGATACTCCTGAATTTCCAGAGGACGGCGGGGCTTTTCAGCAACCTGCTGGTGACAAAAGTATTCGCCGTCATATTCCTTGCCCTGTCATGTTTGGGCACGAAGGGCGTGAAGAACCAGAAGATGACCTGGCGGAAGATATATACCGCCT
The window above is part of the Butyricimonas paravirosa genome. Proteins encoded here:
- the mobB gene encoding conjugal transfer protein MobB; translation: MVAKINRGASLYGAVIYNQQKVDDSTARIISGNRMIADVTGNPEQVMRNTLWAFENYLLANKNTEKPILHISLNPSVDDKLTDSQFADLAREYMQRMGYGDQPYIVYIHEDIDRRHIHIVSTCVNEKGEKINDAYEWNRSMKACRELERKFGLKQVEDKRREMLEPYLKKADYQNGDVKQQVSNILKSVFSTYRFQSFGEYSALLSCFNIEAKQVRGEFEGTPYNGIVYTMTDDTGKPVCTPIKSSLIGKRFGYEGLEKRIGFNAREYKDKKWQPKIRNGVALAMHGCRGNREDFIRLLNRQGIDVVFRENNEGRIYGATFIDHKNREVYNGSRLGKEFSANAFERLFNGPNNIPDLDAPTPEISRQSSFSADMENAIGQAFGIFDFEANGPDPQEEALARRLQRKKKKKRRSRGIS
- the mobA gene encoding conjugal transfer protein MobA translates to MRMEENKNRKTRKGVGRKPKTDPAVYRYVVRLNSEENVKFDIQFQKSGLRERSKFIKAMIFGKEIKVVRIDKATMDYYVRLTNFYHQFQAIGNNYNQTVKAIKNNFGEKRAYALLRNLEKTTIDLVVLSKRIIMLTHEFEETYLIKKQREEE